In the candidate division KSB1 bacterium genome, GACGGCAAGATCATCAGTATGGTTTCGCCAGCAGTCGAGGGCCATACTGAGGCTGGTATTCCGTATGGCTCGACCAGCGGTATGATTTACAAGAACATGCCAAGTGTGGTACGCAGGACTTATGCCATTCCGTACGACGTTTTCGAGGTCACAGACTATGAGGCCAAGTACTATTCGGTCATGCGCTTTGGCATCGGTTGTAATGTGACCTGGATCGGCACGGCGAACCCATCTTCCATCGTGAAGATGTCCGAAAAAGCAAATGAGTACGCAGAAGATCTGATTAAGGATATCGCCGACGGCACACTGAAGCAAAATCTCGACATCGACCCCGAAATCAGGGCAACCCTGGAACGGGAACTCAAGGCTGATCCCAAGCGGGCTCGCGAGCTCGAACAGATGCGAAGCCGCCGCGATGGCAAGCTGCTCCCTGCCGATTATTGGCCCAACCTGGCCCTCATCGGCTGCTGGAAGGGAGGCACGGTGGGCAGCTACCTGGAGCGCTTTCCAGACTGGTTTGATCCAGACACGAAAGGCATGCCGCCTATTCGAGATTGGGGTTATCTTTCGTCCGAAGCGCGGGGCAGCATCCCGCTCTCAGACGAAGGTGCCGGCGGCATTCTCACAGTTGCTACAAATGTCTACGAGTTTGTGCCGGAGGACGAAGTCGAAGAAAATCCTGACGACAGCAGGACCTGGAATTTTTTGGGCGTTGACGAGGTCGAGCAGGATAAGCAGTATTACATCTTCT is a window encoding:
- a CDS encoding GH3 auxin-responsive promoter family protein, with product MSFLAKQLIRQIGKAAARRFEAATHDPVGTQHRKLIEILEKNSDTEYGKEHNFGSLKNLKDYQRAVPVVNYNDIMERMERMVRGEKNILTAEAPVLFAQTSGTTGKAKYVPITPTCQGRDHSDQMRTWTYHAIKAHPNLLDGKIISMVSPAVEGHTEAGIPYGSTSGMIYKNMPSVVRRTYAIPYDVFEVTDYEAKYYSVMRFGIGCNVTWIGTANPSSIVKMSEKANEYAEDLIKDIADGTLKQNLDIDPEIRATLERELKADPKRARELEQMRSRRDGKLLPADYWPNLALIGCWKGGTVGSYLERFPDWFDPDTKGMPPIRDWGYLSSEARGSIPLSDEGAGGILTVATNVYEFVPEDEVEENPDDSRTWNFLGVDEVEQDKQYYIFFTTTGGLYRYDINDVVEVVDFYNKTPVIVFRRKGRGMTNITGEKLSVNQVMYAFA